From Candidatus Eisenbacteria bacterium, a single genomic window includes:
- the yidD gene encoding membrane protein insertion efficiency factor YidD — translation MTALLIFFVRAYRAMISVVLPRACRFEPSCSVYAEEALTRHGALSGFGLALRRILRCHPFHPGGYDPVP, via the coding sequence GTGACGGCCCTCCTTATCTTCTTCGTTCGCGCCTATCGCGCCATGATCTCCGTGGTGCTCCCTCGGGCCTGCCGCTTCGAGCCGAGCTGCTCGGTCTACGCCGAGGAAGCGCTGACACGACACGGCGCGCTCTCAGGCTTCGGACTTGCCCTCCGTCGTATCCTCCGCTGCCACCCATTCCATCCGGGAGGCTACGACCCCGTCCCCTGA
- the yidC gene encoding membrane protein insertase YidC → MDRRTILAVVLIMAVLIGDQFLMSRWGRNRHPAQPTTGQDSTGMAGSPGVAPSQSSTQTPTSTTPAKPGGGTAALVATSGPRVHAAPIVERQLTSGLANATFTSKGATISEWILPKYPDLAHGKVPVNLVPPGQRALQLIVTTPYFTYDFTDVPFRVVPPAAMDTSITFVAEDSSGVRVSKTYRMGPNSVALDLELRITVPVQYGPIQYRWGWAQALPVTDTMLNPRLNQAVALVGDKLEVVDAVHIQKDGARALKGNIRWAGDRSKYFVAAIVPDSATVEDAQFTKLEDGQPTVWLLGAAPPGTEVVRHARLYAGPIHYNTLVALGAELDRLANLGWRWITGLSALLLWCLNFIHKHIPNYGIAIILISLATKLVFYPLTQSSLRSMKVMHHLQPQVKSIQDKYKNDPAKMNQAMMALYKEYKVNPVSGCLPMLLQIPVFFALYNVLLNSIELRGAGFMAYVQDLSTPDVLMRVAGFPVHLFPVIMTGSTYLMQSQTPVAPQQKTMMMLMPVMMLVFMYSFPSGVILYWTMNNVLSAIQQYLVNAAEDRKMAAGG, encoded by the coding sequence ATGGATCGACGGACGATACTTGCAGTTGTTCTGATCATGGCGGTTCTGATCGGGGATCAGTTCCTGATGTCCCGGTGGGGCCGCAACCGCCATCCGGCCCAGCCGACGACCGGTCAGGATTCGACGGGGATGGCGGGCTCGCCGGGGGTCGCGCCGTCCCAGTCGTCGACGCAAACTCCGACCTCCACGACCCCCGCGAAGCCCGGCGGCGGGACCGCAGCGCTCGTCGCGACCTCGGGGCCGCGGGTGCACGCGGCGCCGATCGTCGAGCGCCAGCTCACGAGCGGGCTCGCGAACGCGACCTTCACGAGCAAGGGCGCGACCATCTCGGAGTGGATCCTTCCCAAATACCCTGACCTGGCGCACGGGAAGGTGCCGGTCAACCTGGTCCCGCCCGGCCAGCGCGCGCTCCAGCTCATCGTCACGACTCCTTACTTCACCTACGACTTCACCGACGTTCCGTTCCGCGTCGTGCCCCCAGCGGCGATGGACACCTCGATCACATTCGTCGCGGAAGACTCGAGCGGCGTGCGCGTGAGCAAGACCTACCGCATGGGGCCCAACTCGGTGGCCCTCGATCTCGAGCTTCGGATCACGGTGCCTGTCCAGTACGGCCCGATTCAGTACCGATGGGGCTGGGCGCAGGCGCTCCCGGTCACCGACACGATGCTGAATCCCCGGCTGAATCAGGCGGTCGCGCTCGTCGGGGATAAGCTGGAGGTCGTCGACGCGGTCCACATTCAGAAGGATGGGGCGAGGGCGCTGAAGGGGAACATCCGGTGGGCGGGGGACCGGAGCAAGTACTTCGTGGCCGCGATCGTCCCGGACTCGGCGACGGTCGAGGACGCGCAGTTCACGAAGCTCGAGGACGGCCAGCCGACCGTGTGGCTCCTGGGAGCGGCGCCTCCCGGGACCGAGGTCGTGCGCCACGCCAGGCTCTACGCGGGGCCCATCCACTACAACACGCTGGTCGCCCTCGGGGCCGAGCTCGATCGGCTCGCGAACCTGGGCTGGCGATGGATCACCGGGCTGAGCGCGCTCCTCCTCTGGTGCCTCAACTTCATCCACAAGCACATCCCGAACTACGGGATCGCGATCATACTGATCTCGCTTGCCACGAAGCTCGTCTTCTACCCGCTCACGCAGTCGAGCCTTCGGTCGATGAAGGTGATGCACCATCTCCAGCCGCAGGTGAAGTCGATCCAGGACAAGTACAAGAACGATCCGGCCAAGATGAACCAGGCCATGATGGCCCTATATAAGGAATACAAGGTGAACCCGGTCAGCGGGTGCCTGCCGATGCTCCTCCAGATTCCGGTCTTTTTCGCGCTCTACAACGTGCTTCTGAACTCGATCGAGCTGCGCGGGGCGGGCTTCATGGCGTACGTGCAGGACCTCTCGACGCCGGACGTCCTCATGAGGGTCGCCGGGTTCCCGGTCCACCTGTTCCCGGTCATCATGACCGGGAGCACCTACCTCATGCAGTCCCAGACCCCGGTCGCCCCGCAGCAAAAAACAATGATGATGCTGATGCCGGTCATGATGCTCGTCTTCATGTATAGTTTCCCCTCGGGCGTCATCCTTTACTGGACCATGAACAACGTCCTCTCAGCGATCCAGCAGTACCTCGTGAACGCCGCGGAAGACCGGAAAATGGCCGCGGGCGGCTGA
- the rnpA gene encoding ribonuclease P protein component — MAGAIPPRDRRLHSGWQFREVYRSGRSFPGVLMTLVSLGRPEEHGRVAFVASRKVGTAVKRNRAKRLLREAFRGVPAARREESSWRIWIARTPCAAATLHDVSGEMNRLLSKEPA; from the coding sequence ATGGCCGGCGCGATCCCGCCGCGCGATCGCCGCCTCCACTCGGGGTGGCAATTCCGCGAAGTGTATCGATCGGGCCGATCCTTTCCCGGCGTTCTGATGACCCTCGTCAGCTTGGGCCGGCCGGAGGAGCATGGCCGCGTGGCGTTCGTCGCGAGCCGGAAGGTGGGCACGGCCGTGAAACGAAACCGGGCGAAGCGGCTTCTGCGGGAAGCATTTCGCGGCGTTCCGGCCGCGCGGCGCGAGGAGTCGAGCTGGCGGATCTGGATCGCGCGCACCCCGTGCGCGGCCGCGACCCTTCACGACGTCTCGGGCGAGATGAACCGGCTCCTCTCGAAGGAGCCGGCGTGA
- a CDS encoding DUF1697 domain-containing protein yields the protein MALVVFMRGVNVGGHKTFRPAALAKELVALDVVNVGAAGTFVVRKTVSQAKLRAELNKRLPFKAELMICPAADLQNLVWTDPFAGQPIPKGAKRFVTVLGKRPQTLPRLPILRPDGAEWQVKVVAVSGKFAVSLWRRLGRSLLYPNEVVEKIFGVPATTRNWNTIEAIRDILEGVS from the coding sequence ATGGCTTTGGTCGTGTTCATGAGGGGCGTGAATGTCGGGGGGCACAAGACCTTCCGTCCCGCGGCGCTCGCGAAGGAGTTGGTGGCCCTCGACGTCGTCAACGTGGGCGCGGCGGGGACATTCGTGGTGCGGAAGACGGTCAGCCAGGCGAAGCTGCGGGCCGAGTTAAACAAGAGGCTGCCGTTCAAGGCCGAGCTGATGATCTGCCCAGCGGCCGATCTCCAGAACTTGGTGTGGACGGATCCTTTCGCGGGTCAGCCGATCCCGAAGGGCGCGAAGCGGTTCGTCACCGTCTTGGGGAAGCGGCCCCAGACGTTGCCTCGCCTTCCGATCCTCCGCCCTGACGGCGCAGAATGGCAGGTCAAGGTCGTGGCCGTCTCAGGCAAGTTCGCGGTCAGCCTTTGGCGACGGCTCGGCCGATCGCTCCTGTACCCCAACGAGGTCGTCGAGAAGATCTTCGGCGTCCCCGCAACCACCCGCAATTGGAACACGATCGAAGCGATTCGCGACATCCTCGAGGGGGTGAGCTAG
- the dnaA gene encoding chromosomal replication initiator protein DnaA, with amino-acid sequence METMVVGDLWEQSLQKIRGSISSQTYEAWFKNLGPLEFDGATLVLEVPNQFYVDWLDQHYRHLIESSVGAVAERSIGISFHVRPEQPTAPSREFRPRAPLPTRDESNLGPNNTFDTFIVGSGNQFAHAVCQAVAQSPGERYNPLFIYGGVGLGKTHLMHAIGHHVRAMRPSARVFFVTAEKFMNEMIYAIQHATTLEFKSRYRTADVLLIDDIQFLAGKESTQEEFFHTFNTLHGAHKQIVLTSDSPPNSITALEERLISRFTWGVIADLQAPDLETRVAIVKKKAELQARSIPNEIALLLASNIKTNIRELEGSLSRLIAFSDLTGQPLTVEFAQEVLRDQIKPDLARVDVLDIQRAVAKHFGVSEESMRGKRRTETIAFPRQIGMYVTRSITDLSLAEIGAKFGGRDHTTVMHACQKIENLMVTDRELRLVVEDLMAVLSR; translated from the coding sequence ATGGAGACGATGGTGGTCGGAGATCTTTGGGAACAGTCGCTTCAAAAGATTCGAGGGAGCATTTCGAGCCAGACCTACGAGGCATGGTTCAAGAATCTCGGTCCGCTGGAGTTCGACGGCGCGACGCTCGTGCTCGAGGTTCCGAACCAGTTCTACGTTGATTGGCTCGACCAGCACTACCGCCACTTGATCGAGAGCTCGGTCGGGGCGGTCGCCGAGCGCTCGATCGGCATCTCGTTCCACGTGCGACCCGAGCAGCCCACCGCGCCGTCGCGGGAATTTCGCCCGCGCGCCCCGCTCCCCACTCGCGACGAGAGCAATCTTGGCCCGAACAACACGTTCGATACCTTCATCGTCGGGAGCGGCAATCAGTTCGCGCACGCCGTCTGCCAGGCGGTGGCGCAAAGTCCCGGCGAACGCTACAACCCGCTCTTCATCTACGGCGGCGTCGGCCTCGGGAAGACCCACCTGATGCACGCGATCGGACACCACGTACGCGCGATGCGCCCCTCGGCCCGGGTCTTCTTCGTGACGGCCGAGAAATTCATGAACGAGATGATCTACGCGATCCAACACGCGACCACCCTGGAGTTCAAGAGCCGCTACCGGACCGCCGACGTGCTCCTGATCGACGACATCCAGTTCCTCGCCGGCAAGGAGAGCACGCAGGAGGAGTTCTTCCACACCTTCAACACGCTCCACGGCGCCCACAAGCAGATCGTTCTGACGAGCGACAGCCCGCCCAACTCGATCACGGCCCTCGAGGAGCGCCTGATCTCGCGCTTCACGTGGGGAGTGATCGCGGATCTCCAGGCGCCCGACCTCGAGACCCGGGTGGCGATCGTGAAGAAGAAGGCCGAGCTTCAGGCCCGGAGCATCCCCAACGAGATCGCGCTCCTGCTCGCGAGCAACATCAAGACCAACATCCGCGAGCTGGAGGGTTCCCTCTCGCGACTCATCGCGTTCTCCGATCTGACCGGCCAGCCGCTCACGGTCGAGTTCGCGCAGGAAGTCTTGCGCGATCAGATCAAGCCCGACTTAGCGCGCGTGGACGTTCTCGACATCCAGCGGGCCGTGGCGAAGCACTTCGGCGTGAGCGAGGAGTCGATGCGCGGGAAGCGCCGCACGGAGACGATCGCCTTCCCCCGTCAGATCGGGATGTACGTCACGCGGTCGATCACGGATCTGTCGTTGGCGGAGATCGGCGCCAAGTTCGGCGGCCGCGACCACACGACGGTGATGCACGCCTGCCAGAAGATCGAGAACCTGATGGTCACCGACCGGGAGCTGCGCCTCGTGGTCGAGGACTTGATGGCGGTGTTGAGTCGGTAA
- a CDS encoding 50S ribosomal protein L34: MKRTFQPHNRRRKKVHGFRERMSSRGGRAVLKRRRERGRKRLTV; encoded by the coding sequence GTGAAGCGCACCTTTCAGCCGCACAATCGCCGCAGGAAAAAGGTCCACGGCTTCCGCGAGCGGATGAGTTCCCGAGGTGGCCGCGCGGTGTTGAAGCGCCGCCGTGAGCGGGGCCGCAAGCGTCTCACGGTCTAG